The Ictalurus furcatus strain D&B chromosome 5, Billie_1.0, whole genome shotgun sequence genome includes a region encoding these proteins:
- the LOC128608029 gene encoding uncharacterized protein LOC128608029, which translates to MRQYLMLFLIFPMPDVLSLQVPCTVNQEEGVEYRKITWYKVSVSSGSLVGLVMKDIHTNTTHLYKFANHSYQVGNDLSLLHVPECSQDECEMYRCCVWPPVGHRILQSDYSLPQGCQSNDVGMTELSFQLQGGGVFLLLGSRTLEVLSLSLKKLVTKEFTLEVRYTIRPFYGLRFIKEQKDYKYLNSEYKAKIKNNCRLRRV; encoded by the exons ATGCGTCAGTACTTAA TGCTGTTTCTCATCTTTCCAATGCCTGATGTGTTGTCATTGCAAGTCCCATGTACAGTAAACCAGGAAGAGGGTGTCGAGTATCGTAAAATAACCTGGTATAAG GTGTCAGTCAGTTCAGGCTCATTGGTGGGTCTTGTAATGAAAGACATCCACACTAACACAACACACCTTTACAAGTTTGCCAATCACTCATATCAAGTCGGGAATGATCTGTCACTGCTGCATGTGCCTGAGTGCAGCCAGGATGAGTGTGAGATGTATCGCTGCTGTGTGTGGCCACCTGTTGGACATCGCATTCTGCAGAGTGACTACAGCCTACCACAAG GTTGCCAGAGCAATGATGTTGGAATGACAGAATTATCTTTTCAGTTACAAG GAGGTGGCGTCTTCTTGCTGCTGGGCTCGAGAACCCTTGaagtcctttctctttctctgaagAAGTTGGTAACAAAGGAATTCACTCTTGAAGTAAGGTATACGATTCGTCCTTTTTATGGACTtcggtttattaaagaacaaaaggatTACAAATATCTTAACTCAGaatataaagcaaaaataaagaacaactgTAGACTACGCAGAGTCTGA